A region of Reichenbachiella carrageenanivorans DNA encodes the following proteins:
- the alaS gene encoding alanine--tRNA ligase, whose translation MESKEIRKRFLAFFEKKQHEIVASAPMVIQNDPTLMFTNAGMNQFKDFFLGNAEPSSNRIADTQKCLRVSGKHNDLEEVGMDTYHHTMFEMLGNWSFGDYFKKEAIQWAWELLTVEFELPADRMYASVFGGDEADGLEMDQEAYDFWAAIIPEDRIINGSKKDNFWEMGDTGPCGPCSEIHIDLRSDEEVAQTPGKDLVNMDHPQVVEVWNLVFMQFNRLSNGSLQNLPAQHVDTGMGFERLAMAVQGKQSNYDTDVFTPLINFLADAANVKYGEDEKADIALRVIADHVRAISFAIADGQLPSNNKAGYVIRRILRRAVRYGYTFLDFKAPFIHTLVPLLAEQFDGVFPELIAQKDFITKVIMEEESSFLRTLDKGLSKLEVITAEVKKGTKIIDGKTVFELYDTYGFPFDLTSLIARENNLSVDEEGFKKEMEIQKNRSKKAAETSAGDWVELKPIEEVQFLGYESLASKAQIVKYQAIEEKGKKLFKIVLDQTPFYAESGGQVGDTGYIADGDKKISILDTKKENNLIIHFTNELPANLEAEFDAVVNGKRRKLTENNHSATHLLHAALRQVLGTHVQQKGSLVNEKSLRFDFSHFSKMTDEEIAQVEKIVNQKIRENIALDEKRNVPIADAQALGAMALFGEKYGDFVRVITFDKDYSVELCGGTHVPATGTIGLLKIVSEGSVAAGVRRIEAITADKAEEYYNKQNELITQVNELLNNPKDPLKAIEALVKEKQELAKVIESINQEKAGAQKAILQKAIQSVNGYNVLISEAQLPDTDGLKKLSFELKNEVDNLIMIVAADIAGKPQISIMIAEGLVKSLDLHAGQLIKELAKEIKGGGGGQPFYATAGGQDLSGLPNVITKAKAIIDGITNH comes from the coding sequence ATGGAATCGAAAGAAATAAGAAAACGGTTTTTAGCGTTCTTTGAGAAAAAGCAACACGAAATAGTAGCTTCTGCACCAATGGTCATACAAAATGACCCCACGCTGATGTTTACCAATGCAGGGATGAACCAATTCAAAGATTTCTTTTTGGGCAACGCTGAACCTTCCTCTAATCGAATTGCTGACACTCAAAAATGCTTGAGAGTATCTGGCAAACACAATGACTTGGAAGAAGTAGGCATGGACACCTACCACCACACCATGTTTGAAATGCTGGGCAACTGGTCATTTGGCGATTACTTCAAAAAAGAAGCTATCCAATGGGCTTGGGAATTATTGACTGTTGAGTTCGAACTTCCTGCGGATAGAATGTATGCTTCTGTATTTGGTGGTGACGAAGCCGATGGCCTTGAGATGGATCAAGAAGCTTATGATTTTTGGGCTGCTATTATTCCTGAAGACAGAATCATCAACGGATCGAAGAAAGACAACTTCTGGGAAATGGGAGATACTGGACCTTGTGGCCCATGCTCAGAAATACACATTGATTTAAGATCTGATGAAGAAGTAGCCCAAACCCCTGGCAAGGACTTGGTCAATATGGATCACCCACAGGTAGTAGAAGTATGGAACTTGGTTTTCATGCAATTCAACAGGCTCTCTAATGGCTCCTTGCAAAACCTGCCTGCACAGCACGTGGACACAGGTATGGGCTTCGAGCGATTGGCCATGGCAGTACAAGGCAAGCAATCCAACTATGACACGGACGTTTTCACTCCTCTTATCAATTTCCTTGCAGACGCTGCAAATGTAAAATATGGCGAAGATGAAAAAGCAGATATCGCCCTTCGCGTAATCGCCGACCACGTTCGTGCCATTTCGTTTGCCATTGCTGATGGTCAGCTACCTTCTAATAATAAAGCAGGGTATGTCATTCGAAGAATATTGCGTAGAGCAGTACGGTACGGCTATACCTTTCTGGATTTCAAAGCGCCATTTATTCACACACTCGTCCCGCTATTGGCAGAGCAATTCGATGGTGTATTCCCTGAGTTGATTGCTCAGAAGGACTTTATCACTAAAGTAATCATGGAAGAAGAATCCTCCTTCCTCAGAACACTGGACAAAGGTCTATCCAAGCTAGAGGTGATTACCGCCGAAGTAAAAAAAGGCACTAAAATCATAGATGGCAAGACGGTATTCGAATTATACGACACCTATGGATTCCCTTTTGATTTGACTTCGCTCATCGCTCGTGAAAATAATTTAAGCGTAGACGAAGAGGGTTTTAAAAAGGAAATGGAAATTCAGAAAAACCGCTCCAAAAAAGCAGCTGAAACTTCAGCTGGCGATTGGGTAGAACTCAAGCCTATCGAAGAAGTTCAATTCTTAGGATACGAATCATTGGCCTCTAAAGCTCAAATAGTAAAGTACCAAGCCATTGAAGAAAAAGGGAAGAAATTATTCAAAATCGTATTGGATCAAACCCCTTTCTATGCTGAAAGCGGTGGACAGGTAGGAGACACTGGTTATATAGCTGATGGAGATAAAAAAATCAGTATCCTAGATACGAAGAAAGAAAACAATTTGATCATTCACTTTACCAACGAACTGCCAGCAAATCTAGAGGCCGAATTCGACGCAGTAGTGAATGGGAAAAGAAGAAAACTAACAGAAAACAACCACAGTGCTACTCACCTACTCCATGCAGCACTGCGACAAGTACTCGGTACGCATGTACAGCAGAAAGGCTCACTGGTCAATGAAAAATCGCTTCGGTTCGACTTTTCTCACTTCTCAAAAATGACTGATGAAGAGATTGCTCAGGTAGAGAAAATCGTGAATCAAAAAATCAGAGAAAACATTGCGCTCGACGAAAAGAGAAATGTACCAATCGCCGACGCACAAGCACTTGGCGCTATGGCACTCTTCGGGGAGAAATACGGGGATTTTGTTCGAGTAATTACTTTTGACAAAGATTACTCTGTAGAATTATGTGGGGGCACTCACGTACCTGCTACAGGTACGATAGGACTTTTGAAGATTGTGTCTGAAGGGTCTGTAGCTGCTGGTGTACGGCGAATCGAGGCCATCACCGCAGACAAAGCCGAAGAATATTACAACAAACAAAATGAGTTGATCACTCAAGTAAACGAGCTGCTCAACAATCCTAAAGACCCTTTGAAAGCGATAGAAGCCTTGGTGAAAGAAAAACAAGAACTAGCTAAAGTGATTGAATCTATCAACCAAGAAAAGGCTGGCGCACAAAAAGCAATATTACAAAAAGCCATTCAATCAGTCAATGGATACAATGTATTGATCTCTGAAGCACAATTACCCGACACTGACGGTTTGAAAAAGCTGTCATTCGAGCTCAAAAACGAAGTAGATAACCTAATAATGATAGTGGCAGCTGACATCGCTGGGAAACCACAAATTTCCATAATGATTGCTGAAGGTTTGGTGAAATCGCTAGATCTTCATGCAGGCCAATTAATTAAAGAATTAGCCAAAGAAATCAAAGGAGGCGGAGGCGGCCAACCATTCTACGCAACTGCTGGAGGACAAGATCTCAGCGGATTGCCGAATGTGATCACTAAAGCCAAAGCAATAATAGACGGAATCACAAATCATTAA
- a CDS encoding M23 family metallopeptidase gives MARIKYYYDTESCKYERVKVSSWDIVLNSLGFLSLSLILAIGIFYTYNLYFQSPVEARLEKENEELKYYYELLQEEMTEAASMLTSLQERDDNVYRVIFEAEPIPSSIRDAGVGGVNRYRELTNKGLERADLVVDVHEKLDKLKKQMYIQTKSYDELLDMATNKEKFFAAMPAIQPVSNEELKRLSSGFGIRIDPILKTKKLHTGVDFSAPKGTPIYATGDGTVKMVRSSLGGYGRQVEVDHGYGYVTKYAHMEMYSVKKGQKVKRGECIGYVGNSGKSTAPHLHYEVHKDGKKINPVHYFYQDLNSSEYEEILRLASIENQALGSY, from the coding sequence ATGGCTAGAATAAAATACTATTACGATACTGAATCTTGCAAGTACGAACGCGTTAAAGTATCCTCATGGGACATCGTACTTAATTCTCTTGGATTTCTGTCTTTATCTTTAATTCTTGCGATAGGTATATTTTATACCTATAACTTGTATTTCCAATCTCCTGTAGAGGCGCGATTGGAGAAAGAAAACGAAGAATTGAAATACTATTATGAGCTCTTGCAAGAAGAAATGACAGAGGCTGCTAGCATGCTGACCTCTTTGCAAGAACGCGATGATAATGTATATCGAGTGATTTTCGAAGCAGAGCCCATTCCGTCATCTATTAGAGATGCTGGAGTAGGAGGCGTGAATCGTTATAGAGAACTTACCAACAAAGGACTGGAAAGAGCGGACTTGGTTGTAGATGTACATGAAAAGTTGGATAAGCTCAAAAAGCAGATGTATATCCAGACAAAGTCTTACGATGAGCTGTTGGATATGGCTACCAACAAGGAGAAATTTTTTGCAGCTATGCCAGCTATTCAGCCAGTATCGAATGAGGAGTTGAAGCGATTGTCTTCAGGGTTTGGGATTAGAATTGACCCGATTTTAAAAACGAAGAAGTTGCATACTGGAGTGGATTTTTCAGCACCTAAAGGGACACCGATTTATGCTACAGGCGATGGTACAGTTAAGATGGTTCGTTCTAGTCTGGGGGGATATGGTCGACAAGTAGAAGTGGATCATGGCTACGGTTATGTCACTAAGTATGCTCACATGGAAATGTACAGTGTGAAAAAAGGACAAAAAGTAAAAAGAGGTGAGTGTATTGGATATGTAGGAAATTCGGGAAAATCTACTGCTCCACATTTGCATTACGAAGTACATAAAGATGGTAAAAAAATAAATCCAGTTCACTATTTCTATCAAGATCTGAATTCTTCAGAGTATGAGGAAATTTTACGATTAGCTTCTATAGAAAACCAAGCATTGGGATCTTATTAA
- a CDS encoding riboflavin synthase, whose translation MFTGIIESIGTIKAIEKSGTNLDFTIQSPISHELKIDQSVAHNGVCLTVTKLENDWHQVTAVEETLLKTNLNNLKEGSILNLERCMIANGRFDGHIVQGHVDQTGTCVNKETKDGSWIFDFEYDPISGNVTVEKGSICINGISLTCFNSGDGKFSVTIIPYTMEHTSFKTLEVGDTINLEFDIIGKYVSKLLNKK comes from the coding sequence ATGTTTACAGGAATAATAGAAAGTATTGGCACTATAAAAGCCATAGAAAAATCAGGCACTAATCTAGATTTCACCATTCAAAGCCCCATTAGCCATGAGCTAAAAATAGATCAAAGTGTGGCACATAATGGCGTATGCCTCACCGTGACCAAACTAGAAAACGACTGGCACCAAGTGACTGCCGTAGAGGAAACACTCCTCAAGACCAATTTGAACAATTTGAAAGAAGGCAGTATCCTCAACCTAGAACGGTGTATGATTGCCAACGGGCGTTTCGATGGGCATATCGTGCAAGGACATGTAGATCAGACTGGTACTTGTGTAAATAAAGAAACTAAAGATGGAAGCTGGATTTTTGATTTTGAATATGATCCAATTTCTGGAAATGTAACGGTCGAAAAAGGCTCCATTTGCATCAATGGCATTAGCCTCACCTGCTTCAACTCTGGTGATGGTAAGTTTTCAGTGACTATTATCCCATATACGATGGAGCATACTAGTTTTAAAACCTTGGAAGTGGGAGACACGATCAATCTTGAATTTGATATTATTGGGAAATATGTTTCTAAACTTTTAAATAAAAAGTAA
- a CDS encoding protein-L-isoaspartate(D-aspartate) O-methyltransferase translates to MELTDSYKHKGMRRSLVRKLREKGITNERVLDAIGKIPRHWFFDEIFESHAYQDKAFPIAEGQTISQPYTVAFQTDLLEVKPGKKILEIGTGSGYQACVLVENGVDLVTIEYKEKLSLLAQQMLKYMGYSPRFIIGDGSLGYDKFAPYDGIIVTAGAPTVPKALIDQLKVGGHLVIPVGNRDQQKMLRLTKQPNGNITKEEYSNFSFVPLLGDDGWRK, encoded by the coding sequence ATGGAATTGACGGATAGTTACAAACACAAAGGAATGAGAAGGTCGCTCGTAAGGAAGTTGCGAGAAAAGGGAATCACTAACGAACGGGTGCTGGATGCCATTGGTAAAATTCCAAGACATTGGTTTTTTGATGAAATTTTCGAAAGTCATGCTTATCAGGATAAAGCCTTTCCTATTGCAGAAGGGCAAACGATTTCTCAGCCCTATACCGTAGCATTTCAGACCGACCTATTGGAAGTCAAACCGGGTAAAAAGATTTTGGAGATTGGAACAGGTTCAGGTTATCAAGCGTGTGTTTTGGTAGAGAATGGGGTAGATCTGGTGACCATCGAGTACAAAGAAAAATTATCTCTTTTAGCGCAGCAGATGCTTAAATACATGGGATACAGTCCTCGTTTTATTATTGGAGATGGTTCACTAGGATATGATAAGTTTGCGCCTTACGATGGAATCATCGTGACAGCAGGAGCACCCACTGTTCCTAAGGCATTGATAGATCAATTGAAAGTAGGGGGGCATTTGGTGATTCCAGTAGGAAATAGAGACCAGCAGAAAATGCTGCGTTTGACCAAACAGCCTAATGGTAATATTACCAAGGAAGAATATAGTAATTTCAGTTTTGTGCCCTTGCTTGGGGACGATGGCTGGAGAAAGTGA
- a CDS encoding LytR/AlgR family response regulator transcription factor, translating into MALKCMVVDDDELARLMIRKYVEKTDFLEMTHEMSSGIEASNILLQKDNPDVDIIFLDIEMPEMSGIELMESLTADYQVIMITSAEKYAVRAFEKNVTDYLVKPFSYGRFLKAAVKANETLENIRKKAESFHELYVKSDSRIYKIILDNILFIEAMADYVIFNTIKGKHIVHHTMKGIEKKLPASTFGRVHRSYIINYDKIHYFEDMNVVINEKYIPVGVSYREKVFERLNML; encoded by the coding sequence ATGGCGTTGAAATGCATGGTGGTGGATGACGATGAGCTGGCCAGGCTCATGATAAGAAAATACGTTGAGAAGACTGACTTTCTGGAAATGACACATGAGATGTCGAGCGGAATAGAGGCCTCCAATATTCTACTTCAAAAGGACAATCCTGATGTTGATATCATATTCCTAGATATAGAAATGCCAGAAATGTCTGGCATAGAACTCATGGAATCGTTGACTGCAGACTATCAAGTGATCATGATTACCTCAGCAGAAAAGTATGCTGTTCGGGCGTTTGAAAAGAACGTAACGGATTATTTAGTAAAACCCTTTAGCTACGGACGATTTTTAAAAGCAGCCGTAAAGGCCAATGAAACTTTAGAAAACATTCGCAAAAAAGCGGAAAGTTTTCATGAGTTATATGTGAAATCTGACTCTAGAATTTACAAAATCATATTAGACAATATCCTGTTTATTGAAGCCATGGCAGACTATGTGATCTTCAATACAATCAAAGGTAAGCACATCGTACACCACACCATGAAGGGTATAGAAAAGAAGCTCCCTGCCAGCACCTTCGGGCGCGTGCATCGCTCTTATATCATCAATTACGACAAGATTCACTACTTCGAAGACATGAACGTAGTGATCAATGAAAAGTACATTCCTGTAGGAGTCTCTTATAGAGAGAAAGTCTTTGAGCGACTAAATATGCTCTAA
- the gatB gene encoding Asp-tRNA(Asn)/Glu-tRNA(Gln) amidotransferase subunit GatB, producing the protein MKNILDKYDLVVGLEIHVQLNTESKLFAADKNSFGDTPNSNVSPITLAHPGTLPKPNRSAISHAIKMGLACNCEIASYTTFDRKNYFYPDLPKGYQTTQDQHPICVGGYLDVKSGDDIKRIPFNRIHIEEDAGKSSHDAEHEGSLLDYNRAGTPLIEMVTEPEISSAEEAGNLLTEIRKIVRYINVGDGNMEQGSLRCDANISLKLKGSSELGKRVEIKNMNSIRNVQRAIAHEVERQAALLDAGKTVLQETRGFNDDTGKTTGQRTKEEANDYRYFPCPDLLPIHVSKEWVEEIRATLPKLPHEVLADLQENYEFNAYDAEIIADNKELADYFYETSKLCKHYKRIANWLIGPIKSYLNDSNIEIQDSVIQPKLLAEIIELVAADKVSFSMASTRVLPALIKDPNQSALDAAKQLQLLQSDDQDELIKTIEAVIASMPDKAEAYRKGKKGLLGMFMGEVMKKSGGKANPKVANKLIAEILEK; encoded by the coding sequence TTGAAAAACATTTTAGATAAATACGATCTGGTTGTAGGACTAGAAATTCACGTACAGTTAAATACTGAAAGCAAACTCTTTGCGGCCGACAAAAACAGCTTTGGCGATACGCCCAATAGCAATGTCAGCCCGATCACGCTGGCACATCCAGGCACCTTACCCAAACCTAATCGATCTGCCATTAGCCACGCCATCAAAATGGGGCTAGCATGCAACTGTGAGATCGCTTCCTACACCACCTTTGATAGAAAAAACTACTTCTACCCTGATCTACCGAAAGGCTATCAGACTACCCAAGATCAGCACCCCATCTGTGTAGGCGGCTATCTGGATGTGAAAAGTGGAGACGACATCAAGCGTATTCCATTCAACAGGATTCACATTGAAGAAGATGCAGGCAAATCATCACATGATGCCGAGCACGAAGGTTCTCTCCTAGACTACAACCGTGCGGGGACTCCACTCATAGAGATGGTAACCGAACCGGAAATAAGCAGCGCTGAGGAAGCAGGTAACCTACTCACCGAAATCAGGAAAATCGTACGATACATTAATGTAGGAGATGGCAACATGGAGCAAGGGTCTCTCCGCTGCGATGCCAATATCTCACTAAAACTAAAAGGCTCTAGCGAACTAGGCAAGCGTGTAGAGATCAAAAACATGAACTCTATCCGCAACGTACAGCGAGCTATTGCTCATGAAGTAGAGCGCCAAGCTGCCTTACTCGACGCAGGGAAAACCGTTCTACAAGAGACACGTGGATTCAACGACGATACTGGGAAAACCACTGGACAGCGAACCAAAGAGGAGGCCAACGACTACAGGTACTTCCCCTGCCCTGACCTTTTGCCCATTCATGTGTCCAAAGAATGGGTCGAAGAAATCAGAGCCACTCTACCCAAATTACCGCATGAAGTATTAGCTGATTTGCAGGAAAATTATGAGTTTAATGCCTACGATGCTGAAATTATTGCAGACAACAAGGAGCTGGCGGACTATTTCTATGAAACCAGTAAGCTTTGTAAGCACTATAAGCGAATTGCGAACTGGCTAATTGGACCTATCAAGAGCTACCTCAATGATTCAAACATTGAGATACAGGATTCTGTAATTCAGCCAAAACTCTTAGCAGAAATCATCGAATTGGTAGCGGCTGATAAAGTGAGCTTTTCTATGGCTTCTACCCGCGTATTGCCAGCTTTGATCAAAGACCCTAATCAGTCTGCTCTCGATGCCGCCAAACAATTACAATTGCTTCAAAGCGATGACCAAGACGAACTGATCAAAACCATCGAAGCGGTGATCGCCAGTATGCCCGACAAGGCTGAAGCCTATCGAAAAGGCAAGAAAGGGTTGCTCGGCATGTTTATGGGCGAGGTGATGAAAAAATCGGGAGGTAAAGCCAATCCGAAAGTCGCCAACAAACTGATTGCCGAAATTTTAGAAAAATAA
- a CDS encoding peroxiredoxin family protein — translation MTKHLGLLFTCALLVGACAKKEGVTISGTYENPEENQWVKIELIMDNQLTVIDSFQLAPSGVYSRTIKVTEPSFYRLNFYNRHVTNMILDKSDIQLVKDKNDPRNGYKVSGSIDMDYIYQLSTLKQDFEKQSQALNGEFMEARNNGNMAALEDIRSRFMKMKTANDKQIKSAIMKMDGSIAGILATSFIDEEAEFAFMDSLAQKYKKELPNSSYTKQLVDKVEAYRKLAIGSPAPEISLPNPEGKIVTLSSFKGKYVMIDFWAAWCRPCRMENPNVVRMYQAYNDKGFEILGVSLDRKKESWVEAIAQDQLTWAQVSDLKYFESEAAQIYQINSIPATYLIGPDGKIVAKNLRGPELEAKLKEIFG, via the coding sequence ATGACAAAGCACTTAGGTTTATTATTCACATGCGCGCTTTTAGTAGGAGCTTGCGCCAAAAAAGAAGGTGTGACCATATCAGGTACTTATGAAAACCCAGAGGAAAATCAATGGGTTAAAATCGAATTGATCATGGACAACCAATTGACCGTCATTGACTCCTTTCAATTAGCACCTAGTGGCGTATATAGCCGAACGATAAAAGTAACCGAACCTAGCTTCTACCGTCTCAACTTCTACAATCGGCATGTTACCAACATGATATTGGACAAATCTGACATCCAACTGGTAAAAGATAAAAACGACCCTCGAAATGGATATAAGGTTTCGGGATCTATAGATATGGATTACATCTATCAACTCTCTACCTTAAAACAAGACTTTGAAAAACAATCTCAAGCATTGAATGGTGAGTTTATGGAGGCTCGAAACAATGGCAACATGGCTGCGCTAGAAGACATTAGAAGCCGTTTCATGAAAATGAAAACAGCCAACGATAAACAAATCAAGTCAGCAATCATGAAGATGGATGGATCTATCGCAGGTATTTTGGCTACCTCATTTATAGACGAAGAAGCTGAATTTGCCTTCATGGATAGCTTGGCTCAAAAGTACAAAAAAGAACTCCCCAACTCTAGCTATACCAAACAGCTAGTAGACAAAGTGGAAGCCTATAGAAAGCTCGCCATAGGCTCTCCTGCTCCAGAGATCTCACTTCCTAATCCAGAAGGAAAGATTGTAACGCTCAGTTCATTCAAAGGCAAGTATGTAATGATCGATTTTTGGGCTGCATGGTGCAGACCATGCCGAATGGAAAACCCGAATGTTGTACGTATGTATCAAGCCTATAACGACAAAGGGTTTGAAATTTTGGGTGTTTCTTTAGACCGAAAAAAAGAATCATGGGTAGAGGCCATTGCCCAAGATCAGCTCACATGGGCACAAGTATCAGACTTGAAATACTTCGAATCAGAAGCAGCTCAGATATATCAAATCAATTCTATCCCTGCCACTTATTTGATCGGACCCGATGGAAAAATTGTAGCCAAAAACCTAAGAGGGCCAGAATTAGAAGCCAAGCTAAAAGAGATATTTGGATAA
- a CDS encoding acyl-CoA thioesterase — MSRKKQKTPSESLAIMTELVLPNDTNTLNNLMGGKLLHWMDIASAIAAQRHSNRIVVTASVDNVSFSAPIALGNVITLTAKVTRSFNSSMEVFIDVSAEDIPGGKKISSNQAFYTFVAVDQSGSPIDVPDIVPETEEEKELYAGALRRRQLRLVLAKKMKPEDATELKSIFINE, encoded by the coding sequence ATGAGTAGAAAGAAACAAAAAACGCCTTCAGAGTCGCTGGCCATTATGACCGAACTGGTGTTGCCCAATGACACCAATACGCTGAACAACCTGATGGGAGGAAAGCTGTTGCACTGGATGGATATAGCCTCGGCGATAGCTGCACAGCGCCACTCCAACCGCATCGTGGTGACGGCATCAGTAGACAATGTGTCTTTCTCAGCGCCTATAGCTCTTGGCAATGTGATCACACTGACGGCTAAGGTGACGCGTTCGTTTAATTCATCTATGGAAGTGTTTATCGATGTGTCGGCCGAAGATATCCCTGGCGGGAAGAAAATAAGTAGTAATCAGGCTTTTTATACCTTTGTGGCGGTAGATCAAAGTGGCAGCCCCATAGATGTGCCTGATATCGTACCTGAGACCGAAGAAGAAAAAGAGCTTTATGCAGGGGCTTTAAGGCGCCGGCAGTTGCGTTTGGTCTTAGCCAAAAAAATGAAACCAGAAGACGCAACAGAACTCAAATCAATTTTTATCAATGAGTGA